The Phragmites australis chromosome 1, lpPhrAust1.1, whole genome shotgun sequence genomic interval TGCATAAGATAACAGTGCCGTTACTCATTACAACTAAATTGGTGAATGAgcttcttcaaaacttcctGTCAGTTTAAATATAAACATAGGGTGCAACTTACTGTCAAAGATGGTCAGTGAACAATCCTACTTACCAAGAAACTCTATTATTGGCTTACATACTAGCTCCAGCTCTTCTTCATCCTGGTCATGGCTGCTCTGTGATGTACTGTTCAATCTAAGGCTTAGCCAGAAGGGTATCCGGAGCAACTTGTTATTGACCGATGGATTTTGAAAACACATAGGTTCTTGTTTCGCCTGTATATACAAGTATTGCCATGTAATAACAGAATTGCTCAGTAAAATCCGGTGGTTTTGAAGTGATGAGCAAATGAAAAGGCATTGGAAAATAAGAGCTGTCAGAATGCCATGACACAGCCTAGACATGCTAAGATACTCAATGTTCTTACCAAACAAAAGTAGCAAGGTCTAGAATACGGGACACCAAACTGTAAGGGGCTTAGGATGAATTCTTGTGTATTAAAATTTAGACTTGAAAGGACCTCCAGCAACTGGCCATGTGTATCAGACACCTGACAAACGAATAAGGCACAGACTCATCCAGTGTAAAAATATTACGGTCAAAAACTAATCTTCAAAGAAAATTTATACCAACCTCAAATCCAACTACATTTTCCACAAACAACATTTGCGGAGGATAGCTCATGTTTTGCATGAGGTTAAGAATCTTGATGAACGAAAATGCATGAGCATCAGCTGAATGCTTctgaagtcctacatgatggTTCATCCATCAACCAAACTTGCAAAAAGGAGCAGATAGCACTACAATAAAGCTGTTCGAGAAGGAAACCTTGCCGTGTATGGCTGAcatggaggagaaagaagacaTGCATGTGCCATGTATTTGTCTAGGTCGCTAGCGGTGAGTGTTTGAATGGTCCCCTATAGTTAGAGAATGATACAAATTGTTCGGTTAATAAAATTATCAGAGCACTGGTCAGCTAATTCACGTATCCAATCAAAATGTCTTAAAAATAGCATGAGAATAGAATGACAAGATCCTTCTGGAAGGCCGGTACATGAGCCAGGTGCATAACCATACAGAAATGAGAAAAGCAAGTGACCACTCTTCCCTTGCAAAGTTGATGAAGCTTGTCCTCATTTAGCTATTTAAGGACATCTCCATAGACCTTAGCTCGCTCGTAGCCCTAGTCAACTAACAATTCTGGTCACATTATCAAGCATACATGCGTAGAAGTTTGATTGCATAATGGCATTATCTGAAAATCTGGTGGCGCAAGGTGCAGCTAAGCTTATGAATCCTCACTGCTCGTCATAACTGCAATTTTTCGCCTTGGCATAATGGGTCAAGTCTAAATCTGTGCCAACCGCAAACCTGATTAAGCACAAATCAATTTCGCTTCGGTTTCAGGATTGCGATCGCGCAGAAGATTTTGGGGTGAGAGCGGAGCGCACCTGGCAGGGCGGTGTCCGAAGTTGAGCTCGTAGACGTCGTTGGCGACGTCATTGATGTCGAAGgcctccaccacctccgcccGCACGCCTCACGCCATCAGCGAGAACCTCTGCGAGCACAGGACAGGAGgcgccaaaaccctagccaccgtTAGATTAGATAGGTGATGGGGCGAAGCTGGAGGGGAGAGCAGGTTCTTGGAAAAAAAGTTATCCCATGCCGCCGACCCAGCTTATCAGAAAAAAGCTATCCCAAACAGAACCCAAATAGGCTCTCAGATAATCGACGATGTGACTCATCAACAAGGTTTGAGCTCCGAATGGTCATTATTGCAGAAGCGGGGTGGCTCGCCGACCACCACTTTCATTATTTGCCGCCGGGCCCCATCTATGATGATGGGCGGGCATTTTCTTCAGCATTTGAGTGTGGTGAAGCTCCATACAAATGCACAAGTGACTAAGTGAGGCCCTTACAAAACTCATCTCTGATGCATGATACGCTTCAGAATTGTCTGTTAGAACTAAATTGCTGAACCTGTACCGATTTGTGATGCAGGATTAATCCAACAATCTTCCTCGTCACACATCAGATCCTAACAATCTATCCCGTCACACACAACACGTATGATCTGAAGATATTTTAAGCTCACCCGCAATCGTACGGCCATGAAAATGTTTTGGATTTGCCGACCTTAGTATGAGAAACGGTGACGTCTTAAGAGAGAttaattatgacacttagaaatctaaaataaattggtattaaaaatttcacaagataaatctatatcattttatatttaaatatgatataaatttatctaatatgtctactctaccgtttaagaGTATTGCAATCTACTCTAATAAGATAAATTGTAactatgtaaatgcagaaacgtaataATGTAAAGAGACAATCTCGGCACAAAGAATTTTTATCTTATGATATCGATGACATAAGTGTCACTCCTAGTTCACGTTGATGCTCCACAAAGGATGTGCTCTCGGTCATCAAGTCTCCTTCGGTCACGgttcttgagctaccaagtcaccaagacaagatctcaaacacgatgagccactaagccgctaagacaagatctcaccactatcCTCTCTTCCAGccacttgccgtcgtgatcacttcgaagcttgagccaccaaagcaatggtctccacgtccccatacacgtgtcttaccaccactccacatcaagtcgaagggtcaataaGTTTGAGCTACCTAGGCCTaagatgccggcgagtcaccaaaactccaaggtgTTGACATActactcggtacaagctagaatcactcattgatctcttcttcaagctgcGTCACCTAGCTATAAATTCACaacggaccatctggtgagttaaacattctcttctttttcctaaaaatactttggtgcaactatctctgtgatcactgcactatccggtgagttgatcttcattcttccgCACTTGTAGTCACTCCAGAAAGAAATGCTCTGGTactatactccggtgtacacaaactaaacaccggaccttccggtgggttcaTATTTAATCTTCTGCACTCgcattcttctttgcaagaaatgttcCTGTGTTACCCTACGtaaatcaccggactatccagtgagatcCTCAGCCTACTCCCCCTTTACTTGAACTATTCCGGTGAGTTCAGCACATGGAGCACCGAACTATACAGTGAGGCTACCTGCTTTTTGTGCACATTGCTCCCGTGAGTGCAAACTATTCCGTACTGGACTttctggtgaggtcaattctcttgagacttctccaatttaatcaaaatttattCGAGCAACGTTAACTTCTTAATGTATTACAtttatgagatctactaacatatattcttgacaaacaagGGGCAGCTGAACCGAGTGGTTCCTGGAGGCTGTCCCCAAGTGGGAGACCCGGGTTCGATCCCCGGCTCCCACCCCCGGAGGCGCCTCTCAGTCCCTTTGTGGCTGGAGGGTGTGGGCCTCccctttaaaaaatatattcttgacaaacatgttagttctaataaatatattatcattaatcactaaaatcacaatcataacctaataggacTATTTTCACTACATTTAGattctgataccacttgttagagTGCGCAACGGTTTGACGTAACTCACTACCCACAAGACAGTGCCCCAACTCATGTTTTAATGGATCTGCTAAATGCACAAGCCTAACCAGAGTCACGATCAAGGTCCTGAACCAATTCAACACAAAAGATTAACCTGATAGATAAGAGACCCTCCAACTTTTAATCGTATTTCTCTATCCTCAATTTTCAATGTGAAACTAAATCTAACCTATTGAAAAAATTAATCTATGACCATAAAAGAGTAACCAGAACAATTGTAACTTATGTTTCAAAGGAAAAAGGAGTGGTCgcggagaaggagagagaagatcggtgagttttttttttctttctaatctACTATGCTGTGGCACCCATCTTAGGTAGAAGAAGAGTTCCAAACATTAGAGCAAAATGACAAACATTGGAGGATGCGCCCTCGCCTCAGACCCGATCTCGTCCGTCCATCACCTCTCGCACGAACCTCATCGCACCAACCCACCTCCGCCGCCCTAGCATTTCCCCTCCCCGTCGTCTCCATCCCCGGGTCAAACCAAATCGAGCTCACCTCTCCATTTCCGCCTCCTCGGCCGCCGCCACCCACGAGAGAGCCTCGACCCCACCCGCAGCCATGTGGCGTCGCCTTCAAACCCTAGCCCCCGCGCTGCggcgggccgccgccgccgccgccgccgcccctgcggCACCCGCCTCCTCTGCTGCCCGCACCGCCCCGCTCTCCTCGGCCGCGGCTGCCTTCCGCCGCACAAGCCCGCTACTCTCAGGTGAGCCCGCCCCCGCTTGGATCTCGTGTTATCTGGCGGCATCGGGCGCTGATGATCggtttggtggtggtggtggtggtgggttcGCTTTGTGCAGGAGACAAGCCGGCGACGGTGGAGGACGTCATGCCCATCGCCACGGGGCTTGAGCGCGAGGAGCTCGAGGCTGAGCTACAGGTGAGACGGCTCGGACTTTTTTGGGGTTCCGTTGTGGGCTGCTGGTTGATTCGGTTCGTGAAAATGGGTTCTGAATCCTCGATCTGGTTTGGTTTTTGCAGGGTAAGAAGCGGTTCGACATGGATCCTCCCGTCGGTCCCTTCGGTACCAAGGTGAGGTGGCTGTCGAACATTTGattgttatttttgttgttttgaaTCTGAGATCATGTTATGCACGGCGGCTAATTAGAGTAATTTGGTGCATTATTTATTGGTAGTCTAATGAAATGACTGGGATGAATATTCCTGAGTTGATCATGTTCTGGACTTTTGGTAAATTGCTTGTAAGTGATCAGATTTGTGTTGCCCTCCAAACCTTCGACATTGTTGTTAGAGGGGAAATGCAGTATGTTATGTTGTTTTTGGTGCCTCATTTGTTGGTACTCATATTTTTTCTGTCAGATTGTAATATGCTCTGATATAAATCCTGTTTACCAGTATAAcgttgttttacaaaattttgtGTTGTGTTCATTGTGTCTACTGTAGCATCGATGGCTGTTCCAATTTTTCTGCTAAATGATTGTTAGTACTGTTGGTGCAATTGTGCAAATCATTCATATCTTCCTAGCTAATTTAATGATTAGTTCTGTGAGCCTGCTTGCCTGTTTCATGGGGAATTACTTTCATCATATTAGATGGATCATTTTTGTTTCAAATTCCCATGCATTAACACCATGTGTGATATAGTACACAGTAAAGTCTGCTCAATATCATATTATACTTGGTCACTTGGAAACATAGTTGTTACGGTGATGTGGTGAGGCGCAgcgacccaccaccttcacacctTTACAACGTTTATGTCGCGCGGTGTGGCGACGCCATACACACATCGCCGTGGCAAATACACACATCATACACGCATCACGATCTACCACTACCAATCACTAAAACACTACAGTGTACAGACCTTAGTACCTTACTAGAACAGAGCTAGAACTAGAGTACAAACCATAGTTGTTCAGAACAGTGTAGAGAGAAGCAGACCTTAACCACACTGTGAAGAATCTAAAACAATAAAACTGGTGCATTAGCCAAACAAAAGCCCATGAGCCCACTAAACCAGCCCACTACTTCCCATTCTTTGCCCTAGCAGTAAAGTTTCCCCTTCCCCGTCGTCTCCACGAGCTGTACAAGCAGTCGCCACCTCTTCTCCCTTCCCCCTCCTCTCCAGGCAGCGTccatcctccctctcctctcttcccccTACTCTCCAGGCAGCCAGAGAGTGGCGGGCTGGGCGACGGGTGGGCGGATCAGTAGCAGGGGCTAATGGCGCCACGGCAAGGCGGAGATCCCAGATCCGGCGGGGGAGATCTAGGCGGAGGACTAGGCAAACGCCATACTCGCTGGAGCCATGGCATCAGTGTGGTCACCGTTGATTTTCCACCACAGTGCTATAGCGTCGCCATAGTGACGATACACCGATGCCTTCAAACTATGCTTAGAAATACAATCACATTCAAAGTTCCATATTATATCTACATCTACGTGAGTAAATGCCTGCCTAGACTGACTCAAATTATTGATGTATATGCATGGTAAAATGCTTCCTTTTCTATTTCAAGCTGTTTTTATGGGATACGCCATTGGGCTATGCCCTTCGCCTAGCCACGCTGGAATGTGGAAATAAAAATGCAATGACGGGAGACTAATAGAATTGTGAGATGCACTTGCTTTACTTCAGAACATCTGTACATTTTTGTGCAAAAGAAAAACCGAATATTTAATAGCTGGTGTTTTATCTTGGCAATGTTGTTATTATACAGTTTTATTGCAGAGAGACATTGTGCACACTGACGCCACTAATTATTAACTTCATAAGTATTGTATGGCAGTAAGAGTTTGTTATCAACAATTATGTTTTGGAATGTTATATGGTGGTGTAAAAGCTTGATGGTTCAGCTGTTGGTGTAAATGATTTATGTTTTAATCCCATCTTCCAGTTCAACTTAAGACCCCTTTCTGTTAAGTAATTTTGTGTCCTGGTTGGCCCGGTTGTGATATGTACCACTGCTTTAATATCACAGCTTGTAAGATCCATTTTTTGGATCACAACTTGTAAGATTCATTTTATGGATCACAGCTTGTAAGATTCTGATTACGTGTTGTAGAACGTCCTTGTATAACTCTGAGTTCAAGTCCACTTATTCAACTTTCTTGTTCTTTGAGCTGTAACATTAATATTGCTATCTCAAGGTTGTAAATCACCATGCCGATGTTAGTTTCTTGCTAGGGTAAACACTCTAGTCTTGTGTTATCATCCACCCAAAATAGGCACATGTGCTATCATCTGGGAAGGTGTTCACCTTGCTTCCAGTGTTTAAATGTGGTGGCCGCCTAGGAACTTGGTGGCACCCAATCGCCATGCCTTCGGCACACTAGGCCCTGGTGCTGCCTAGTCGAGTGATGGATCCTTAGGTGGCTTGTGGTGATCCTTGGCCGACTGCATGCCATGACGGAATGAGGGTGTGACGACACACCAAAGAGAGGAGCGGTGTAGAGGGATAGGGGTGGTGTCACAGGAGGAGCACATGGGGAGATAGAGAATGGAGGAGGTGATAGGGAAGGAGGAGAATAATGAAGAGATAATTTCATGTGTTCCACTAAATGTTAACGAAATTCTTGATTTGCCACTGAAAAAATAATGGTCCCTTCCATGCCATTACTTAATTTTTTCCTTTCCCTTTGTGCCATTGCCGTCATAATGGAGGTGACGGCAGTGACACAGAAGGGATGaaaaaacttaatttttcatccCCTGTGTGCCACTACCATAACCTTCGTTATGATGGCAATGGCACTTAAGggataaaaaaactaaattggTGGCATGGAAGGGGCCATGATTTTTTCAGCGGCATATCGAGAATTTTGTTAACATTCAGTGGCACATAGGGAATTATCTTAATAATGAAGGAGACGACGTTGAATCGAATAGCTGTGGGAGAACGTGGCTGTGGGACTAGGGTTAGGTTGGGTCTTCTGGGACTATGAGGCAGCTAAGGCCCATATGAGGGTATAATGGGGCACTAGGCTTATTACTCTTCCTTCCACCTCACACCCAGTCGTTGCCACTTAGGGGTGGATAATGAGCCATCTCGGATTAGCTCATTATGCTAATGAGCTGCCTCGGCTTGGCTCGGCTCCTTTTGGAACCGAGCTAAAAGATAGGCTCGACCCGGCTTGGTCCAGCTCGCGAGCTAGCTTGTTAGGCTCGCAAGCCAGACATAGTCGGTCCACAGAAGTCATCGACACGGCCCTGCTTGCTGCGATGTCGTGTATTGCACTAACACCATTTGTGAGCCCATCCACCTTCATCAGCTCCCAGATCTGCTTCGGAGTGGCAACTGCATCAACACCAATTGGATAGACACAGATTCAGCACAACGATTAAGAAACAAATGTGCAATTGCCCACAACAATGTGATAGATGACACAATCAGATCATGGAACCTGACAATGTGACAGACATCACAATTAGACCCCACATGACCACATCGGGCGTCAAGGGTTGGGTGGTGCGATGTCGAGGGCTCTAGGCGGCATGACGTGCCAACGTTGAGGGCTCCAGATAGCATGTTGTCGAGGGCTGGAGGCGACAGTGGCTAGGGAAAAGGGCGCTGCCGATGCGTCGAGTGACTCACGCAGAGCTATGGCGTGGTCACATGGAGCAGTGTTTATTAGGCCTCAAGCATCGGGTGGGCTGACTAACTAGGCCTGGCTTGCTAGGCTAGCGAGCTGGCTCACGAGATGGCTCGGGCCTCAGCTTGTTACAAAATACAACGAGCTGATCCGAGCCGAGCCGAGTTGGCTCGCGAAGCTCGCTTTTTGTCCACCCCTATTCCCACTTTCTTCTTCCTACTTCTCTGgcttcctccctcctcccttctgTCTGTTGTGCTCCCTGCCATGGAGAATAGTTGAGCCACCTAGGTGGGCTGGGAAATGAGCCTGACCACCCACCTACCGCCTAGCTCTTCTTTAAACACTGCTTGTTTCTTGGAAAATAGTTGTTCCTTTCTCACTGAAATTCTAGAATTGTTGTAGATCATGTGTAAATTTGTTGAGCTGCAGGTATATTTTATGGAAAGCTAGTGATATGATCATCAGATAGTGTATTGCATAATGAAATTGTGAATACTTTAAATTCAGATTACTTGG includes:
- the LOC133915689 gene encoding putative cytochrome c oxidase subunit 5b-like, with protein sequence MWRRLQTLAPALRRAAAAAAAAPAAPASSAARTAPLSSAAAAFRRTSPLLSGDKPATVEDVMPIATGLEREELEAELQGKKRFDMDPPVGPFGTKEEPAVIESYYNKRIVGCPGGEGEDEHDVVWFWLEKDKPHECPVCSQYFVLKVIGDGGDPDGHDDDDNTHH